Proteins from a single region of Acidianus ambivalens:
- a CDS encoding DUF973 family protein codes for MSFQTDVIALQKLKDASLWFIIIGVLALIGEVASVAAVVMAIVDLVLLFMMAIPKLRDAFQTFASTGKDVSRGFTGINLILPGIIIELIGGILAIAGIFSASLGLAAAGGVIVLLAAIVLFIAYLLIGLVIYNLGSFYNNDMLKIGGILIIIPFISFVGWILSYVSVDDIIRKLSGGTMMPQPYTAPSMYQPQVYQVGQGIIRLDGTVTLTLYSSIAVNIVSASIDNTLYTTTDVNPNMLNPGNNSITMRFLGVTGLVPGNNYYLTIYLSNGTSIKAVVTCTPT; via the coding sequence ATGAGCTTTCAAACAGACGTAATTGCGTTACAGAAACTAAAAGACGCTTCTCTGTGGTTTATAATCATAGGAGTATTAGCCCTCATAGGGGAAGTTGCTAGCGTTGCGGCTGTAGTCATGGCTATAGTAGACTTAGTTCTTTTATTCATGATGGCCATACCAAAGCTTAGGGACGCATTTCAAACTTTCGCTTCTACTGGGAAAGATGTATCGAGAGGCTTTACAGGGATTAACTTAATTTTACCAGGAATAATTATTGAATTAATAGGAGGAATACTAGCTATAGCGGGAATATTCTCTGCCAGTTTAGGTTTAGCAGCTGCTGGGGGTGTAATAGTATTATTGGCTGCAATAGTTCTCTTTATAGCTTATTTACTCATAGGTTTAGTTATTTACAATCTTGGTAGCTTTTATAATAACGATATGCTAAAAATTGGAGGAATTTTAATTATTATTCCTTTTATTTCATTTGTGGGCTGGATATTATCTTATGTTAGTGTTGACGATATTATAAGGAAACTGAGCGGAGGAACCATGATGCCCCAACCTTATACAGCTCCTTCGATGTATCAACCGCAAGTTTATCAAGTAGGACAAGGAATAATAAGACTGGACGGTACTGTTACGCTTACCCTATATTCCTCAATTGCTGTAAATATAGTAAGTGCCTCTATAGATAATACTCTTTACACCACAACGGACGTAAATCCTAATATGTTAAATCCTGGTAACAATTCTATAACAATGAGATTTCTAGGAGTAACTGGATTGGTTCCAGGGAATAATTATTATCTTACAATTTACTTGTCAAACGGGACGAGCATTAAGGCAGTTGTAACTTGTACTCCTACTTAG
- the treH1 gene encoding alpha,alpha-trehalase TreH1 encodes MKPLPCINNEFTGALIKGTDIVWLAFPRYDSPSVFSSILDPQRGGHFFISGEVANQEYLVPNVLLTTLKDGSEITDLLLHGEHGLVRKIAAKNPLKISIFPVFNYGKSPATIERLSDNVFKFSNPESSEFLEVHLLFDKLDQISENSWTVYGEGYIYMGYFKDDRFGIYGKRQLKFDVARGFERTIAYWRNTMKRGRSKGKIAEIEIEGYTGDQLLDAYQTSVGILLGLLYNPTGAIVAAPTTSLPEVEGGSRNWDYRFAWVRDSSIVAEALISAGFSAEARRIIEFFSRMVSFTSKPFIYPLYSIDGSVPPKEEEIPWLSGYENSKPVRIGNAAAGQLQLDLEGFFLDAFYKYYEATGDENYIRSHVDVIEYIADWVSENWKLEDVGIWEERGVQGHYIHSKVMMWVALDRAGKLMNAIGKENPWKETRHEIKEWILQNGVNNGIFVKKVGSNEVDAALLTLPIYGFIDVQDKTFLNTLREIENQLLYKGQLKRYKRDFLGETKYPFVLASLWLARVYIRLGRIQEAKNIIKGILDATQGIYLVGEHIDPDRKEFTGNYPQAFAQANLILALDELAEAEKKEDKS; translated from the coding sequence GTGAAACCTCTCCCCTGCATCAACAACGAATTTACAGGAGCTTTAATAAAAGGAACTGACATTGTTTGGCTTGCATTTCCAAGGTATGATTCCCCCTCAGTTTTTTCCTCAATATTAGACCCTCAAAGAGGAGGTCATTTCTTTATCTCAGGAGAAGTAGCAAATCAGGAATACTTAGTTCCAAACGTTCTACTCACTACACTAAAAGACGGAAGCGAAATAACGGATTTATTACTCCACGGAGAACATGGATTAGTAAGAAAAATTGCGGCAAAAAATCCGTTAAAAATTTCAATTTTCCCTGTCTTTAATTACGGTAAAAGTCCAGCAACAATAGAAAGGCTTTCAGATAACGTCTTCAAGTTCTCAAATCCTGAAAGTTCCGAGTTTCTGGAAGTCCATCTCCTTTTCGATAAACTTGACCAGATTTCTGAAAACTCTTGGACAGTTTACGGTGAGGGTTACATTTACATGGGTTACTTTAAAGACGATAGGTTTGGAATATACGGCAAAAGACAACTTAAATTCGACGTTGCTAGAGGATTTGAAAGAACAATAGCCTATTGGAGGAATACAATGAAGAGGGGAAGGAGTAAAGGAAAAATTGCAGAAATAGAAATTGAAGGATACACTGGAGACCAATTACTTGACGCTTACCAAACTTCCGTTGGAATACTTTTAGGACTACTTTACAACCCTACGGGCGCAATTGTTGCTGCCCCAACTACATCTCTTCCAGAGGTAGAAGGAGGTTCGAGAAATTGGGATTACAGATTTGCTTGGGTTAGGGATTCGTCAATAGTAGCAGAGGCTTTAATCTCTGCAGGCTTTTCTGCAGAAGCTAGGAGAATAATAGAATTCTTCTCAAGAATGGTCTCATTTACTTCCAAGCCCTTCATCTATCCTCTCTACTCGATTGATGGCTCAGTCCCTCCAAAAGAGGAAGAAATTCCTTGGCTTTCAGGTTACGAAAACTCCAAGCCAGTAAGAATAGGGAATGCGGCTGCTGGACAATTACAGCTTGATTTAGAAGGTTTCTTCTTAGATGCTTTTTACAAGTATTATGAAGCTACTGGAGACGAAAATTACATAAGAAGCCATGTGGACGTAATAGAATACATTGCAGATTGGGTTTCTGAAAATTGGAAATTAGAAGACGTAGGAATATGGGAAGAGAGAGGAGTACAAGGGCATTATATTCACTCTAAGGTAATGATGTGGGTTGCTTTAGATAGGGCAGGAAAATTAATGAACGCAATAGGCAAGGAAAACCCGTGGAAGGAAACTAGGCATGAGATAAAGGAGTGGATTTTACAAAACGGAGTTAACAACGGAATATTCGTAAAGAAAGTAGGGAGTAATGAAGTTGACGCCGCGCTGCTTACTTTACCAATTTACGGTTTCATTGACGTGCAAGACAAGACTTTCTTAAATACGTTGAGGGAAATAGAAAATCAGCTCTTGTACAAGGGACAACTGAAGAGGTATAAGAGGGACTTCCTAGGTGAGACTAAATACCCCTTTGTCCTTGCATCCTTATGGTTGGCTAGGGTTTACATTAGACTAGGTAGAATTCAAGAGGCTAAGAATATAATTAAAGGAATACTTGATGCTACTCAAGGAATATACTTAGTTGGAGAGCATATAGATCCAGACAGGAAGGAATTTACTGGAAACTATCCTCAAGCTTTTGCCCAAGCAAATTTAATCCTAGCATTGGATGAATTGGCAGAAGCCGAGAAGAAGGAAGATAAAAGCTGA
- a CDS encoding IS607 family transposase, whose product MLRPKEVCQRLGISYATLREYVKKGYIKPVILQSGKWRFREEDVEKLMGIVRKRKVILYARVSSNAQKDDLINQVKYLEENVKDYDQVITDVGSGLNMKRKGFLKLLRMILNNEVSKVVVAYPDRLVRFGFEIIEEVCKAHNCELVVLNNEDKTPEQELIEDLVSVLVSFSGKLYGIRSQKYEKVKKCVEELKN is encoded by the coding sequence ATGCTAAGACCTAAGGAAGTATGCCAACGCTTAGGAATATCCTATGCAACGCTTAGAGAATACGTAAAGAAGGGTTACATCAAACCAGTAATATTACAGAGTGGAAAGTGGAGGTTCAGAGAAGAGGACGTAGAAAAACTGATGGGAATCGTTAGAAAGAGGAAAGTGATCCTTTACGCGAGAGTGTCATCAAACGCACAGAAAGATGACTTAATAAACCAAGTAAAATACCTAGAGGAGAACGTTAAAGATTACGACCAAGTAATAACAGACGTAGGTTCTGGGTTAAACATGAAGAGAAAAGGATTCCTCAAATTATTAAGAATGATACTAAACAACGAGGTGTCAAAGGTCGTTGTGGCTTACCCAGACAGACTAGTTAGGTTTGGTTTCGAGATAATAGAGGAAGTGTGCAAAGCACATAATTGCGAACTCGTGGTATTAAACAATGAGGACAAAACACCAGAACAAGAGCTGATAGAGGATTTGGTCTCTGTACTGGTATCATTTAGTGGGAAACTCTACGGAATAAGGAGTCAAAAATACGAAAAGGTGAAGAAGTGTGTCGAAGAACTTAAGAATTAA